CAGCCAACATTGCGTATGGCCAGGCGGCGCCGCTAAGTTGTCCGGACGTGGCCGGCCGAACCGGGCACAGCAGGGCCGGCGCCCGCCGCCGGCGTAGCAGCGAGAGCAGACCGCCAGTCAGAGACCGGCCGCCCACCTCGCGCCAGCCAGCAACGCGCGCACCACCCCGCCGGCACGGCCCAGCGCAGCACAGCCGACACGGCACGGGCCCGCGCGTAACTCGGCCAGCGGACGAGTCCCGCCGCTACCCCGGCCAAAACGCACCGCCGCCCGACAGTTGCCGGGCGGAACACGTGCGAGGCCGGCGCCACAGCGGGAACCCACCACCGGCGAGCCGCGCAAGACGCGCCACCGTGCGCACACGGCAGTTTTCGCGTGCCGACAACTGTCGACACACGTCGCTGCACGCGCACATCCTGCGTACGAGCTTGGATACTAGACTCAAGAGTCCGACACCTACAAGCGCTCGCAGTAGGTGGAGGCGCACGCTCAGCGTGACAAAcctccatgtggggagttaaactCCCATTGGCACTTGTGTCTTGGTGCGAAGCGTCCACGTCCGAAAGGTCGAGCGTAGGAACACTTCGTTCCTGACAGTGAGAAGTGAACTCCGTAGCGCACACAGGCAGAGACGGAGACACGTCCTCGCAGAGAGACACAGTACAAGTCAGACTCGCGCCCGACAGGTTTGCAGCCTCTGCATGTGACATCCGCAGCGTGGCTAGTGCATCGCGAAATGTCTTTACGTGAAAGCGGCGCCCGCCGCACCCCGGCCGGAGCCGGGACGCAGCAGGCGCCGCCAACGAGAAAGCGGCGCCCGCCGCACCCCGGCCGGAGCCGGGGCGCAGCAGACGCCGCCAAAGCGAAAGCGGCACCCGCCGCACCCCGGCCGGAGCCGAAGCGCAGCAGGCGCCGCCAAAGCGAAAGCGGCACCCGCCGCACCCCGGCCGGAGCCGAAGAGCAGCAGGCGCCGCCAAAGCGAAAGCGGCGCCCGCCGCACCCCGGCCGGAGCCGAAGAGCACAGCAAGCGCCGCCAACGCACAAGCGGCACCCGCCGCACTCCGGCCGGAGCCGAAGCGCAGCAAGCGCCGCCAGAGCCAAAGCGGCACCCGCCGCACCCAGGCCGGAGCCAAGGCGCAGCAAGTACCGCCAACGCGAAAGCGGCGCCCGCCACACCCCAGCCGAAGCCGAGGCGCAGCAAGCGCCGCCAACGCAAAAGCGGCGCCCGCCGCACTCCGGCCGAAGCCGAAGCACAACAAGCGCCGCCAACGCAAAAGCGGCACCCGCCGCACCCCGGCCGGAGCCAGAGCACAGCAAGCGCCGCAGAAGAGAGCAAGTGCCATTCGCCGGTGGACAAGGATACTAGACACAAGTGTCCGACACCTTAGCGCCCACGGCGGGCAGAGTGCGAGACTCGGCTTGGAGGGGCCGGTTGCCCAGTCCCTCTGCGTCTTCGTCTGCACCCCGCATGGGAGTCGCCCTTCTCTCATTGGTTTCACCGGTTGCCCGGCTACTCACATCTTACACCACGGGAAGGTTGAGAGATCGGACATTTAGCCGCCCGTCTTCTACCAGTATAGGTGGACTCCACCACTGGTTAGACAGCATAACGGCCTTCGtaagatagtagatagggacagcgggaatctcgttaatccattcatgcgcgtcactaattagatgacgaggcatttggctattacagccgtctttattcacaaacatacatgtgaataacacaagtaataaaagagagtcatagttactcccgccgtttacccgcgcttgcttgaatttcttcacgttgacattcagagcactgggcagaaatcacattgcgtcaacacccgctagggccatcgcaatgctttgttttaattagacagtcggattcccccagtccgtgccagttctgagttgatcgttgaatggcggccgaagagaatccgcgcacccgcgcgcccccggaggagcacgctaaggcggacgcggcctcgcagcaaggaagatccgtgggaggccaaggcacgggaccgagctcggatcctgcacgcaggttgaagcaccggggcgcgaacgccgcacaggcgcgcgcatcctgcaccgccggccagcacgaggccgaccaacggcgagagcagaccacacccgcgctaaacgcccgcacttaccggcacccctacggcactcacctcgcccaggcccggcacgttagcgctgacccacttcccgaccaagcccgacacgtcccgatcctcagagccaatccttatcccgaagttacggatccaatttgccgacttcccttacctacattattctatcgactagaggctcttcaccttggagacctgctgcggatatgggtacgaaccggcgcgacacctccacgtggccctctcccggattttcaaggtccgaggggaagatcgggacaccgccgcaactgcggtgctcttcgcgttccaaaccctatctccctgctagaggattccagggaactcgaacgctcatgcagaaaagaaaactcttccccgatctcccgacggcgtctccgggtccttttgggttaccccgacgagcatctctaaaagaggggcccgacttgtatcggttccgctgccgggttccggaataggaaccggattccctttcgcccaacgggggccagcacaaagtgcatcatgctatgacggcccccatcaacatcggatttctcctagggcttaggatcgactgactcgtgtgcaacggctgttcacacgaaacccttctccgcgtcagccctccagggcctcgctggagtatttgctactaccaccaagatctgcaccgacggcggctccaggcaggctcacgcccagacccttctgcgcccaccgccgcgaccctcctactcgtcagggcttcgcggccggccgcaaggaccggccgtgactgccggactgacggccgagtataggcacgacgcttcagcgccatccattttcagggctagttgcttcggcaggtgagttgttacacactccttagcgg
This portion of the Schistocerca nitens isolate TAMUIC-IGC-003100 chromosome 7, iqSchNite1.1, whole genome shotgun sequence genome encodes:
- the LOC126195592 gene encoding serine/arginine repetitive matrix protein 1-like — protein: MSLRESGARRTPAGAGTQQAPPTRKRRPPHPGRSRGAADAAKAKAAPAAPRPEPKRSRRRQSESGTRRTPAGAEEQQAPPKRKRRPPHPGRSRRAQQAPPTHKRHPPHSGRSRSAASAARAKAAPAAPRPEPRRSKYRQRESGARHTPAEAEAQQAPPTQKRRPPHSGRSRSTTSAANAKAAPAAPRPEPEHSKRRRREQVPFAGGQGY